The Micromonas commoda chromosome 17, complete sequence genome includes the window GCCGGCGCGACTTCGCAAAAGGTCTCGGGCCTGGGAAAATTTTTCCCGCTACCTTCATCGACCACCAACGGTCATCCAACTGTTCGCGGGCCCGTTCGCTGAACTCTCGCTTGAGTAACTCGCTTCTTCGTCATGTTGCATTCTTGGCCATCTCCCAAAGAAGCATGTGCGAATATCGCACGCGATTCTTCGCCGGGTGGTGTGCGACTTACCGGAGCCATCCGACCGTTTCTGGACGTGATTCAAAAGATGCGCGGTCCCCAAGGAGGTGAGGAACTCGGAAAAATACGCGACGGGCGTTGCCGATGTTTTGAACTGTTTGGGCAAGCCATCTGGCCGCGATGAGGACGTTATGCAGGCGTTTCCAGCAGGCGTTTCCTTGCTTGAGTGCTGAGTGATTCGCGCTGCACATCGTGATGACGTCTACTCGTACATACACGGACAAATGCGCATCGGTTTCGTGTGTATATCCGGACATCATAGCCGTCTCCTCGCACTTTTTTGGCCTTGTTTGAACTGGTCAAG containing:
- a CDS encoding predicted protein gives rise to the protein MMSGYTHETDAHLSVYVRVDVITMCSANHSALKQGNACWKRLHNVLIAARWLAQTVQNIGNARRVFFRVPHLLGDRASFESRPETVGWLR